A window of Zingiber officinale cultivar Zhangliang chromosome 5A, Zo_v1.1, whole genome shotgun sequence contains these coding sequences:
- the LOC121981100 gene encoding heat stress transcription factor B-2b-like: MNHRAESSPTAAAEEESPPPQPPALEGHQRSIPTPFLTKTYQLVDDPSMDDVISWNDDGSTFVVWRPAEFARDVLPKYFKHNNFSSFVRQLNTYGFRKIVPDRWEFANECFRRGEKRLLCEIHRRKISPTPPTTAATPPSAPPPTNPVGSPVNSGDEPIISSTSSPSGVHVPAAEPTELKEENDRLRLENKSLCRELCQMKSLCNSILQLMSRYAPSCRHNAATSSGGGDGSTSAAAEELDLALRGSPMEEDGEEETAESEAAAKKKMKAEVCSTSTRLFGVSIGFKRNRVEGGANSKSSPDTKKLGDQ, encoded by the exons ATGAATCACCGGGCGGAGTCATCGCCGACGGCAGCGGCAGAGGAGGAGTCTCCGCCTCCTCAACCGCCGGCACTCGAAGGGCACCAGCGCTCCATTCCGACGCCTTTCCTCACTAAGACGTACCAGCTGGTGGACGATCCCTCCATGGACGACGTCATCTCGTGGAACGACGATGGCTCCACCTTCGTCGTCTGGCGGCCAGCGGAGTTCGCCCGCGACGTCCTCCCCAAATACTTCAAGCACAATAACTTCTCCAGCTTCGTCCGGCAGCTGAACACCTAC ggTTTTCGGAAGATCGTACCAGATCGATGGGAATTCGCCAACGAGTGTTTCCGCCGCGGCGAGAAGCGGTTGCTCTGCGAGATTCACCGTCGGAAAATCTCGCCGACGCCTCCAACGACCGCGGCGACTCCGCCGTCGGCGCCGCCCCCCACGAACCCCGTCGGATCGCCGGTCAACTCCGGGGACGAGCCGATTATCTCCTCGACCTCCTCTCCCAGCGGCGTGCATGTTCCCGCCGCCGAGCCGACCGAGCTCAAGGAGGAGAACGACCGGCTTCGGCTCGAGAACAAGAGCCTGTGCCGGGAGCTGTGCCAGATGAAGAGTCTGTGCAACAGCATCTTGCAGCTCATGTCCAGGTACGCTCCCAGCTGTCGGCACAACGCGGCGACGAGCAGCGGGGGCGGAGATGGATCAACCTCGGCGGCAGCAGAGGAGCTGGACCTGGCGTTGCGGGGATCGCCGATGGAGGAGGACGGGGAGGAAGAGACGGCGGAGTCGGAAGCAgcggcgaagaagaagatgaaggcggAGGTGTGCTCGACGAGCACGAGGCTCTTCGGCGTCTCGATCGGGTTCAAGAGGAACCGCGTCGAAGGAGGCGCGAATTCGAAATCGTCGCCGGACACGAAGAAGCTCGGAGATCAGTAA
- the LOC121981108 gene encoding uncharacterized protein LOC121981108, with amino-acid sequence MIASVAFCFPAPSFSSTAHCPRSLPSLKVATRKAKKSTSRTLERSRRETGGRRRSGVCRAELLHDAPFAFAIGACVLNSLIFPVPAGESEDEEGGGGIDSTDTRFAVMGIISFIPYFNWLSWVFAWMDSGRQRYLVYSIVYLAPYLRSNLSLSPEESWLPIASIFVCILHIQLEVSIKNGDVQSIKFFDEALKQFSQMIKKRDIESKRHQHRPKEDDSKHMRLPSSHGLREKPKEWDNSRKENEELEDERKDKQAILRQQSLFSQSKKQLQI; translated from the exons ATGATCGCCTCCGTCGCCTTCTGCTTTCCTGCGCCATCCTTCTCCTCCACTGCTCACTGCCCTCGCTCGCTTCCTTCGCTCAAGGTCGCGACCCGGAAAGCAAAGAAGTCGACATCGAGGACACTGGAAAGGAGTCGCCGCGAGACT GGAGGGAGGAGGAGAAGCGGCGTTTGCAGGGCGGAGCTCCTCCATGACGCCCCTTTCGCCTTCGCTATCGGCGCCTGTGTGCTTAATTCGCTTATATTCCCGGTCCCGGCCGGCGAGTCGGAAGACGAGGAAGGAGGTGGAGGAATTGATTCGACGGATACGAGGTTCGCCGTGATGGGAATCATCAGCTTCATCCCTTACTTCAATTGGCTG AGTTGGGTGTTTGCTTGGATGGATAGCGGAAGACAACGATATCTGGTCTACTCTATCGTCTACTTGGCTCCTTACTTGAG ATCGAATCTATCATTATCACCTGAAGAAAGCTGGTTGCCAATTGCTAGCATATTTGTTTGCATTCTTCACATTCAG CTAGAAGTAAGTATTAAAAATGGAGATGTTCAAAGCATCAAGTTCTTTGATGAAGCACTAAAACAATTTTCGCAAATGATAAAGAAGAGAGACATTGAATCCAAAAGACACCAACACCGCCCCAAG GAAGATGACTCCAAACACATGAGATTACCTTCTTCGCATGGATTGAGAGAAAAGCCCAAGGAGTGGGACAACTCTAGGAAAGAAAATGAAGAGTTGGAGGATGAAAGGAAAGACAAACAAG CTATTCTGAGACAACAATCACTATTTAGCCAAAGCAAGAAACAGCTACAAATTTGA
- the LOC121981106 gene encoding AAA-ATPase At2g46620-like → MIPRDALLVAAFFFAGLLRALLSFKSLLYWFFRCRRWVDERTHDYQNFRIPRFDDRGLENPLHRHAAAYVASLPSVERAPAAAVFSAANKGNEFSFVPVTGYAVGDSFRGFRLSWTVDDAGGLLLRLRRQDRASVFRPYLGHVESVAEEIHLRRREAMIFTNFGPNWKSASLFNHPATLDAVAMDAEQKARVRADLEAFLKGRDYYHRLCRVWRRSYLLHGPSGTGKSTFAAAMANFLGYDIYDLDLEAVSSAGELKALLAATRPRSMILVEHVERHIHANSGGEGMLRFTDRIGEERVVVYTLTSEGVAAELEPELTVDVRVHFPLCDFPAFKALASGYLGLEDHKMYPKVEEMFKGGATMSPAEVSELMMENRGSPNRALKSLIGALQQQRPLPPEKSIDSDSNVNRGNSAGAIKLEKDTPTAMKELKKLYSLVKTKSKKNGVMPVEVAAAAAAAGTPLDELGKEYCY, encoded by the coding sequence ATGATTCCGCGCGATGCCCTCCTCGTCGCCGCATTCTTCTTCGCCGGCCTCCTCCGAGCGTTGCTCTCGTTCAAGTCGCTTTTGTACTGGTTCTTCCGGTGCCGGAGGTGGGTCGACGAGCGCACGCATGACTACCAGAATTTTCGAATCCCTCGCTTCGACGACCGGGGGCTGGAGAATCCGCTCCACCGCCACGCCGCCGCCTACGTCGCCTCGCTGCCCTCCGTCGAACGCGCACCCGCTGCCGCTGTCTTCTCCGCCGCCAACAAGGGCAACGAGTTTTCCTTTGTACCGGTAACGGGATACGCGGTCGGTGACTCCTTCCGCGGCTTCCGCCTCTCCTGGACCGTCGACGACGCCGGCGGCCTCCTCCTCCGCCTCCGCCGCCAGGACCGCGCCAGCGTCTTCCGTCCCTACCTCGGCCACGTCGAGTCCGTCGCCGAGGAAATCCACCTCCGCCGGCGCGAGGCCATGATCTTTACAAATTTTGGTCCGAACTGGAAGTCGGCGTCGCTGTTCAACCATCCGGCGACGCTTGATGCGGTGGCCATGGACGCGGAGCAGAAGGCCCGGGTGCGCGCCGACCTGGAAGCCTTCCTCAAGGGCCGGGACTACTACCACCGCCTCTGCCGCGTCTGGCGGCGGAGCTACCTGCTTCACGGCCCGTCGGGGACCGGCAAGTCTACCTTCGCGGCCGCCATGGCCAATTTCCTCGGCTACGACATCTACGACCTCGACCTGGAGGCCGTATCAAGCGCCGGCGAGCTGAAGGCGCTCCTCGCCGCCACGAGACCCCGGTCGATGATCCTCGTCGAGCACGTCGAACGCCACATCCATGCGAATAGCGGCGGAGAAGGAATGTTAAGATTCACAGACAGGATCGGCGAGGAACGGGTGGTGGTGTACACTCTGACCAGCGAGGGAGTCGCGGCGGAGCTGGAGCCGGAGTTGACGGTCGACGTCCGCGTCCACTTCCCTTTGTGCGACTTCCCGGCGTTTAAGGCCCTAGCGAGCGGCTATCTGGGTCTCGAAGACCACAAGATGTATCCGAAGGTGGAGGAGATGTTCAAGGGCGGCGCGACGATGAGCCCAGCAGAGGTCAGCGAGCTAATGATGGAGAACCGAGGATCGCCGAACCGAGCGCTGAAGTCGTTGATCGGCGCTCTGCAGCAGCAGCGCCCATTGCCACCGGAGAAATCCATAGACTCCGACAGCAACGTCAACAGAGGAAACAGCGCCGGTGCAATAAAGTTGGAGAAAGACACACCAACAGCAATGAAGGAGCTGAAGAAACTGTACAGCTTAGTGAAGACAAAGAGCAAGAAGAATGGGGTGATGCCGGTGGAGGTGGCGGCGGCAGCCGCAGCGGCGGGGACGCCGTTGGATGAACTGGGAAAGGAATACTGCTACTGA